A window of Phaseolus vulgaris cultivar G19833 chromosome 4, P. vulgaris v2.0, whole genome shotgun sequence genomic DNA:
gcttatgtataagggtttaatattttaaagtgattcataattatttattttttattgtttgagTTAGTTAAGAGAGTTCTGACATACTTGAAAATAAgtctaataaaaaaagttatgatTGAGTTTATgtataaaagttaaattatccagtgattcatatttatttattttttattattaataaaaatctaaTATAAAATGTGTTTTATGATTTTGGTTATGACCATTTTTTATTGGAAAATTTGACTGATaatcaaatttattcaattttcaaaatatgaatACATGACTAACCAATtactaaataattgataatgcaattcataaaataacaactagtttaatttaattttttgtataaCTATGTAAAAAGTGTATTAACTACGTTTTATTGTTAAATCTAATGGCAAATTATTCTCTCAGTTTATAAATGTTAAATTTATTCTCAAATGTTACAAGTtagtgtttaaatttttttaccgTTGGATAAGATGGTTCACGAATTTTAACAGGTGTGATTATTAAATGATTATTAAATCTTGTATACATCAAggaattgaataaaataaataaattgttagcggttacttaattttaaaaaattaatgaaaaaatgttatttttgtttttgaaaaaaaattggctcctttataaatatatgtttcAGATAGCTGTTGCAAAGTGTGTCTCGCTTCTAACGTCACCGACTCGGTTGCCATCGGCGAGTGAGTGGTCTCAGCATCAACGAAGGTACGGAAACTTCAGATCTCACTCCTTTCTGGGTTTCCATTTTGTTCTGTGCCGTGATTCGTGTACTGTTTAATTTCCTTTCTGGGTTTCAATTATGTTTCATGTGCTGTTCAATACTGTACATGATAATGTTTCCTGTTGACTCATGATGTTCTTTGAAAAAAATGGTTATGCACTTTAATTTCTGGCACATTTTTTTTCCTGCATGCTTGTTTGATTTATTTTGTTGGTGGTCATTTGGCTTTTTTTGGATTATTTTTGCTAAAAATGGTGGAGTTTGGCTTTTTGTTACCACCAAATAAGATTTGTTAGTTTTTTAATAGTTTGGTGTGGTGGGTTGTGACCTTGATTGTGAATCTTGTTTTGGGTGTTCTAGTTTGTGTTTTTCATGCTTGAATCGCTTAAAGATGGCTTCTTTAGCTCTGATTTGTTGATGGGTCATTTGTTTTGAGATTTAGCATCTGATTTCGCCGGTTTTGCTGTTCAATTTTGTGCCTTTAAGGTTTTTGAGTCCATGCATTTTGAGCATGGCTAGATCAGGAGGGTCTGACCCTGGATTGGTTTTGGTTTTGCTTGATCTGTGCTGAATGGAACTTCTCAAGACTGATAAAAGAGATGCAACGGGATAAATTTTGATTTCATTACAGGGTAGGGGACTTAGTGCCCTTTTCATCTGATCCTCTTCAATAATTTTATGCTCTTGAAGAGAATATACTCAGATGAAGAAAAAGGATATTGAGATCTATGTCTGTATCAAAATAAGATGTTAATGTTCTGCACAAAAATGTGCACGAATACAAGAATGAATTAGGAAAATAGTATTTATTTGTCTTATTCAAGTGAAAACCTTTTATCATTTTGATGACCACTACATGCATTTCTCAATTATCAAACTTTTCATTTCTctatttgtttcaatttttacATCTACATTTTCCATTGTACATACTTATTTACCATTGTACATACTGATTAGGTAACTCATactgtgatttttttatgaaagatgGAGAATGTATGTAATTGAAAGTTCATATGTTCTTTGTCAATGTAAAATAATTATCGGTGTTCATTCAAAAGTAATCACATTATTTACTTTGGGTTACATAATATATACTTCACAGGTTTGAATAAGAAATCAGTTGttggtagtttttttttttttgatttttgatgGCTATTGGTTCTATCTGCTGCATTTGAGCCTGTTTTGTTATTCTCTGAATTTTGGATATAAAATTTCTTTTGACAAGAAGTGTAATGCTGCTATGTAGGTTGTTTAGCCTCATCAAACAAACGGGAAATGGGTCGTGGTGTCAGTGCTGGTGGTGGTCAGAGTTCCTTGGGTTACCTCTTTGGCAGTGGAGAGCCTGCCAGCAATGTCCCAAGTGCTAACCAGCCTGCACGCACTCAAAATGCCAGTGCTCCTCCAGCACCAGTTGAGAAGCCAAGTCCAGCACCAGTTGCCCCAAGTCCAGCACCAGTTGAGAGGCAAAGTCCAGTTGAGAAGCAAAGTCCAGCACAAGTTGAAAAGCAAATTCCAGCTGGAATTCCTGGAAGTCTCAAAAACAATTACCATCGTGCTGATGGCCAAAACTGTGGCAACTTTCTCACTGTACTTCCCTTGCCGTATCTATTAtgattgttttaattttaactttactCTATAATTAGCTCTTGTCctttctttaattttgatttaagtattcttctttctttccacTTACATGAGCCTAGGAAGTACTAGAAAGTTTCATAGTAAAGTAGATGTATTTTGGAGTCTCCTCCTCTTGCATTTCCTAATAATGTCCAGTTAAAAATAGTTTAGTTGCAAACTCTAAAAGTAAAACAGGATTTTGAATTGCAGTAGTGTGACATTGTAGGAGATCCTTTTTGCATAAAGTTCCAGCAAGAAGTATTCAAAACTTTAAGAATAGTTCAGATCTCTCCGCCTAAGCTACCTTTAGCATGGTTCTCTTGCCTTTTTGGTTGGAAGGAGTGACATGAATTATACCTCCCCTGCTTGCTTATCTATAAGACATACTATACATGCATGTTATATATGCTTTAGTAATTTTCTAGTTTATCTTGTATGGATTTACAAATACTGTACTTTGTGCAACTGCTGTAATATTTAGAAATGCTTTTTGTTGCTTGAGTGTTTAAGTGAGAGGACAAACCTTAGTGCAAATGGTAAGGTTGCTGTACTGCACCAGGTTCTCCTTGTTGAATGTTAAGATAGTACAATGTAATTTAAGTTTTCAGCATAGTGATGAGAATTTGTTCAGGGAGAAAAGTACCAACATCTAGCATGACCAACCTTGTATGTATTGAATTGGTATGATGCTTTAGGAATGACTATTGAACTTCTTGTTATGGCACTGAGGAATTGTTCTTACTCATGGTTTACTTTTGGGGTGCAGGATCGGCCATCTACCAAGGTTCATGCTGCCCCAGGTGGTGGATCTTCCTTGGGATACCTCTTTGGTGGTCCTCCAGGGAACTAATTAATTCATTGCTGTGATTCAAATCTACCATGTGATGATGTATCATGTGTAAAATAGATAGTGTTGTCATTGCCTTGTGTTTAGACCAGTGAAACTTTCTTCTTGTGCTATTGAACCTCTCTTGACAATGTTGGTGTGGCTTGATGGCCCAAACTAAGCTGATTCTAGGTCTGTTGTTCTGTGCTATTGTGTGAATTTCAATTAATGAATTTACTGTGCCAATGAGCTAAAGTTCCATTATGAAATCAAGTTCCTTTTTTGTAGTGccttttttacctctatttaggCAGTGGAAGTTATGTTTTGagatttttaatgaaaattacaGTACTTGTTTGAAAAATTAACAGATTAgagttaatgttttttttttaactgaaGTGTTGGtgaatgtatttttattatgaatggAATCATTTTTTTATGACAGTTCCATTCCTCTCTATTTAGAAAAATGAagttaattttttgaaatattcgGAAgtaatagtattttaaaattatagtgTTGTTgaattaatttcttatttttatttttatatatttattatgaaatcaagtttcttttacaatattatcgtaagattttttttttcaaaatcttcaaaaagaaagataattaaagataaaaacacCTCTTCTTtccatttattttctttattttccattttcttttttttatctcttttcttttttgtctGTTTTCTAAACTTCTTTAAGAAGCCCTCTCTTTTAAGTTAAAAATGTATGAAGTACGTATATGTTATATTTAAATCTCTTTTTTATAAACCTTAACTTTGAAGTAGTCTTCGAGCCATAAGGAAAATTCTCAAGGGTTAATTATTATGAAGATTTTTTcagagaaacaaaaaaatcataaattaaaactaagttatgcataaagtaatttataaaaattctttaaaacttctataagtttttgtttttaatttgtataaaaattaattttaacttaagaaaaaaaaagcattccATATACAATATATATTCTTTGAAGACTTTTACTTGTCATTATATCATATGACCCCATTTTTCTTTAAGATCATTTGATTATTGATTCAACTAATGATACATTAATATTGTGTATGAGATTGAAGAGTTTTCCAATGCTTGGAACAAAGAAATAGAGGCAAATTCTTTTGAGCAACTAGGGGaaggaaacaaacacaaacaaaaaaattcttTGGTGTGTTTTTGTTCTGAGTAGTTTTAGAAACATTGTGCACGTCTTAATTTTGTTTAGTGTCTCGatggaagaaaaaataatgaagaaaattgaCAACACACTTAAGAAATGAGAACAAACTATTCAACCAACCTTACTAGAATTGTTTAACTCATTGCAAACCCTACATTGCCAAATGGGTTTTGGTTTTCTCGAATGATGCAactcttcaaaacttgaaacaAATTCTACAGTTGACCTATCTTTACACTTTTttgtttacatttttatttcaattagcAATTTTACTTTTGTATTTTAGATTTGAAACAACTAATACCACAACCATGTATATAAAAACTGAAGatcaagtaataaaaaataacctGAATTTTGTGGTGAATAGAGGTTGAATGAAAATCATGTGTTGCTCCAAAAAGATTCTCTTCTCTACAATTTTCGAAACCAATACCCTTTCACCAAACAATATTGAAAGTTCATAAATTCTTGAAAATTGACCAAGCATAAATCAAACTATATTTAACACACTTTTAACTAAACTTCTTTTAAAATCAAGTTCAACTCAACTTCTTAACTATAATCCAAGCACATACTATAAGTTACGTTAGGGTTAATCTTCATTTAGAATTAGAGTTTTATCCGATACaacaaattgatatttaataacaaaaattattatatcaaATTGTAGAAATAAAAGTCTAATTGAAAACATGTCTTTAAGTTTTGTTCTGATGAGAAACTGAAACACTCTAAAATGAGTTGGTTCCATACTAGGTTTCTTACACTGTCAGGCAATTACTGTTGGATGAAGGACATGTTCTAGGATGCTATATTTTAATGTGCTTCTTTAATACATGAGATGCTAAAACACTCTTAATCGGAATTAATTAAAAGGTGTAGTATTTATTAATCGTTCCTTTTAACAGTAACCCTTTTTGGCAGCATAGCATCCTCTTCTTGCAGAATATTGAACTGAGTTGATGCCATAAACATTGCCAAGAAACTATAACATGCTGTGTTTCAATCTGCACAATATCTTGTAAAGTTAGTCATATTCTGCAAATTTTATATCTTTAATAATTGGCAAACAGTGATCCATGTGGGCAGACATCAAATACAAGTATAGGAATTGACATTTGACACCCATTTTAAGCACCTTGTAGAGTAGGCAAAGGCCAACACCAAACGAGGCACAGTGATCCGaacaattataatattaactaatttCTTTAAGTGTAATACAGCCTAGCATGTTGTTGAGGTGGTGTTATCAAAAAGTACCCAACTTCAATCAACACTCTTTTAAACTAATTGATTTCTACGTGGTGGAAAGACATGGCTTGCTTCAAACCAAACCATATTCCACAACACTCGTTATCTACTTATAGAAGATAACTTTTTCCTTAAGTACTTTTAGAAggaaataagaaagaaaataagttaAAACAATGACAATCTTGTACACTGTCTTGAGTTAAAAGCAGAACAAGGAAAAAGtggaagcaagaaacaaagcaaGTCCCAATGTAACACTAACCTCAAACTTTATTCAGTAGGAGAGAGAACGCATTTAAAAATAACAAGGTTAACAGAAATCTCAAGAAATGCTAATttttatcatggtttaaattACTTTTTCCTCCCTCATTCATACTTCTGGTTATGGGTATATATCAAACAATAATGGTCACTCTGAATTAACAatttatgtaagaaaaaaaaaacataagcgCTTTTGGCATCATGAAAGTATGCTTAGAAAGGTTAACATTTTCAGTTTTTGGTAAAAAGAAATTCTCAGGTGCTTTCCAAAAGTTCTTTGTGAAGAAATTACTATTGTTATAGGAAAAAAATGTTCTTTTAATCAGGCAATAAGATGAACACTCTTCTAGTACAAACATGATTGTACTCTTCTTACCCATCAATCCTCAAAACCCTATTAGCATTAACTGCTTTCCCACAAAACCATCAACATTTCTGAGAACTTGAGCCAAATCTTCTCATGAGTTCTATGTTTTCAGCAATTGTTGACCCAGGTGTTCCAACAAAACCGAGAGATGCACAGCTGCATACAGTCTGCTCGACATAAAGAAGTAAATCTGGTAATCTCTGACTGGAACAATACTTTTTACCTATTGTACTATATGAATTTGAAAGGAACCTCTGTCCATGACCGGCTGTCATGAGTTTTATAGCTGCTCGCTTAATCAGCTTATCATTCTCATTCAAAAAATATACCTTATACTTATGTTTCTCACTAACTAAATCACCTAAGTAAGTATCAGTCCAATTATCCCCAGGAAGATCAgtcattataaaaatatgaactGGTAGAGGGCCTTCCTTCCTCAAAGATTCTAGTTTTTGCCTTAATCCTTGAAATGTAGCCTTTTGATGATTCTTAAACTGCCCGTCCAACAATCTAAGTTGAGCACAAAGAAATGGAGCCCTTATGGTTTGTTTAACAAACTCCTTTCCAGCTATCAAAATTTCAGGGACAAAGGAAAGAAGTTTAATCTTTTCCCCCAAAGATAGAAATCTCTGATTCTGATGAGACTCATGGATATCCACATATAGTTCAGAACCTTTGTATGTTGCAGAGAAAAGGGTTCCAAATGCCAGCAGTGAGGCCGATCCAGCTTCAGAACCAGGTCCTAGAGTCTTAAATACATCCTTCCGTCTCCTAACATATGATATTTTCTTTTTGTGCTTCAGTTGTTCATCAGGTTGGAATGAATCTAACATGCCGTCTCCATGGCCATCTTCATGGTAAGTCCATACTGTAGTTCTGCAATCCTCATTGACAGCATATATACACTTTTCAATACTACCATGGAGTCCAGCTAGCAGAGATCCACATTGCTTAAGGCTTTTAGAAACAGAGGAATGCAACTTTGTATCTGTTATGCAAGCCAAATCTAAGCTGATGCCACACCATATCGACACAAAATCTCTAAAATCAATCACTCGAACAAGAGAGGAAGAAACTAATGATGAGATGTCTATAATTTCAGCAATGGATATATACCTGCAAGAGAAATGACTAATTAATTTATACAGAAAATAAAGTGAAATGCAgtttcaaatataaattttcaatGATACAGACACCATGCAAGAAAGATATTCATGCCCTTAAATTTTACTTCCAATGTTACAgccaatattattattatgatctAAAACGGAAACTTCAACAATCATACAGGAACCAAAAAGCCAGCAACTATTAGAAATACTTTTGCAACGTAAAATACTAAGAACAAAGTGGTCAGTATCTGATTGTCATGGAAATAGCTTAAAATATGACAATGTACACTAAACTGATCTGCTACAGCAGCCCTTTCACAGGGCATGTTGTACTATGCATTGCTACATTACTGTAACAGCAGTATTTAAAACCCAGAAAATCACAAATCATTAATAGACAATGTGTGGCAAAACTTACTAACCTTCGACTCTGGACAAGCTCAATCACATGATCCCAAACAGAGATCCGAATATCCTTTGGATCTAAAACCCGAAACTTTGGACAGCTACCTAAAGCAACAGCATGGTGATCCAGAATAGGTGGAACAACCAAAGTTCGATTCAGTATACCAGCCATTAGAACGGCATTCTTGAACTCTGAAAGTTGATTGCTGAACCCGCTGTGTGGTGCATACCACATGAATTTCTCCCCTAAGGTGAGGGCTTGGCTGGAGCATTGAGGGGTATGAGATGTTGAAATATTGGCCAATCTAGAGAACTGAGAATTAGGTTTCACATAGTAGTGATACAAAATCAAGAAGGAGAGGCATATGACAATGACAGACACAGGAATGAGCGGGAATCTGTAAAGGGGTTTTCTTTTAGACAACATTCTGGTTGGTGTGTCAGGATTCAAAGTGTTCATGGATGTGCACTTGTAACACACATTGATAAATTCCCCACATTCAAGTAATTTTGCAGAGAACAATTGAGCACAATAATAATCTGAATCTTTCCCATTCCTGAAACAAAttcagaataaaagaaaaaaaaaagattgtaaGCAGCAATACCTACGACaagatcaaatttaaaattaaaaaaaaaactaatgttaTCACTAATAACTAAAGTACTCAGAATTTATAATCTGAAACTTTCATATTCCTGAAATAAAttccaaataaaaataacaaaaaagagTCCGCAAGCAACAATATCTACAACAAgatcaaatttgaaaaataaacagATGTTATCACTAATGACTAAACTACCCAGAATTTATAATCTTAAAACTTTTCCACTCCTTAAattccaaataaaaataataaaaaggagTCCACAAGCAACAATACCTAGACAAGATCAAACATTGAAACATAACAAGATTTAGTCACTATGACTAAACTACCCTGAATTTATACTGCGAAACTTTTCCATTCCTGAAACAAAATTcctaataaaaataagaaaaaggagTCCACAAGCCACAATACCAGCGACAAGATCCAATTATCAAACATAAATTGATGTTGTCACTGATGATGACTAAACTACCCAGACTTTCATGTCCAATTCTGTGCTTATTGTGCAATAGTGTATGGCTTCTAGAGAACTGGCATTGGAACAAAAGTAACAGAGGTTTCAGAGCAAGGGTAACAAATGAGAAGACAGCATGGTGTGAGTGAAACAAGCATAATCGCGTGTGTGAGTGTGGATGAGAAGATGGTGTTCAGGTTGGGTAGCTTAGGAGGTTGTGTCTCACTATATTTGGGCTGGCCTGTGGCTGTTGTTTTTTCAGGTAATTTAAAGATATTGGGACAATCCTAGTTAAAAGCTTGATACTCAACAATCGTCATAAACAAGACATAAAAAATTAACCTGATATAATTAGTCATAGGGAATCAAATAGTGAAACATGGCATTTATAGCTTAGTACTAAAACTCATAAGGTGATAAGGATGCATTCTTCTAGTTAGAGGTCATCGTCATATAGAACTTCTCTTTGTCTTTGGATTGCTTTCTATTATCCCCTCATCATTATTAATTGTACTCTAGATATCTACACCCACTgtttttaatacaatttttgCCCTGGACTGCTGTAAGTTGTGGAAGATCATTCACTAAGTTGATCGTCATGTTGTAGTGAAAATTACTCGACATGCTTCAAGTTGGGCAACTGGAGAAGGATGAAAAATATGCTCCATTATATCAGCTTCTTAAGATTTTTCTTAACCAAGGCTAGATGCATACTTACACTATCATACTGCAAATTCCACCTAGTTGAAAAGCTATGATAAAATAAAACCATTGATAAGTAACTAATATTCATCAATAGTCACGTGCTGATGTTTTAGGCCTTGAACATGAAGAATGCATTTCCAAAATGAGGCTGGTGCCATTGGTGGATCTGAGCTCTGATGGTTCTTGCCAAGTTCCATATGAACTTAATATGGACACACTTCAGGTAAAACTGAATTTTATTTCTATGTTTGTATTTGTGTTCTTCCTAGCATAATCGAATGTTGCAATGTCTTGTTCAGATCAATGATGACGATGTGGAACTATGGGTGGTTAAAGCCATAACATCCAAATTAATTGACAGTAAGATGGACCAAATGAACCAAGTAATAGTTGTTACCTCAAATTCTAGTCCCTCTCTGCATCCCACTGGCTTACTCTACACTGAAGGCACATGAACATGTTGGCCTTAATTACATTACTAAGCTTCATATAGATTCCCTCaatttgaaaattcatttaGCTACTATACACGATTTAATGCAAATGCTAAATACGCAGTCATCTCACTGATCGCGCAATGGCATGCACTGAGAACTAAGCTAGGTTCTTGTTTATACTTTTCAGCCATCCTAGGACGAGTTTTCGTTCACTGGTTACCTCGGATGGAGAATCGTTTTTTCACAGGCTCGAGTGAACTCGAGCAAAAAAGCTACACTGGAATTGTTCGTTTCTAGGTCACAATTTATGCAGAACGCACCTGAGTAACAATTGCTGCGGTTCACTGGTTCTCTCTTGCAAGTTTCTGTTCGTTTTGGGTGTTGATGTTGCGTTCTCCAACAGCACCAACGGATCTGTGTTGATGTCTTTCTCAGGTGGTTCTGCGTTTCCACCTTCTCCTTTGAAGTTCTCCTCAACACCCTCTACAATCTCTATGCGATCTCACTGCTCCTCCCTTTTCTATCTC
This region includes:
- the LOC137836990 gene encoding protein SPIRAL1-like 1, producing the protein MGRGVSAGGGQSSLGYLFGSGEPASNVPSANQPARTQNASAPPAPVEKPSPAPVAPSPAPVERQSPVEKQSPAQVEKQIPAGIPGSLKNNYHRADGQNCGNFLTDRPSTKVHAAPGGGSSLGYLFGGPPGN
- the LOC137836991 gene encoding O-fucosyltransferase 30, with amino-acid sequence MNTLNPDTPTRMLSKRKPLYRFPLIPVSVIVICLSFLILYHYYVKPNSQFSRLANISTSHTPQCSSQALTLGEKFMWYAPHSGFSNQLSEFKNAVLMAGILNRTLVVPPILDHHAVALGSCPKFRVLDPKDIRISVWDHVIELVQSRRYISIAEIIDISSLVSSSLVRVIDFRDFVSIWCGISLDLACITDTKLHSSVSKSLKQCGSLLAGLHGSIEKCIYAVNEDCRTTVWTYHEDGHGDGMLDSFQPDEQLKHKKKISYVRRRKDVFKTLGPGSEAGSASLLAFGTLFSATYKGSELYVDIHESHQNQRFLSLGEKIKLLSFVPEILIAGKEFVKQTIRAPFLCAQLRLLDGQFKNHQKATFQGLRQKLESLRKEGPLPVHIFIMTDLPGDNWTDTYLGDLVSEKHKYKVYFLNENDKLIKRAAIKLMTAGHGQRFLSNSYSTIGKKYCSSQRLPDLLLYVEQTVCSCASLGFVGTPGSTIAENIELMRRFGSSSQKC